A section of the Subtercola frigoramans genome encodes:
- a CDS encoding threonine/serine ThrE exporter family protein — MPGRIEHQPEPQGESRLDSELDSALDSALEPRPEPTPQPATRHSDPRRAWHSASSSARRLLGKTLKPPVPLDPDAAEIAAATKDTAILTMLRTLGVAMLASSQATNDVESTLYEIAATYKLTGIRIAVLPTMVILQLDAIAGPGESPVTGSISLETGAQRIVLGHTDSRHQRGPGSGAGVPRPGAPRPGEPGIARAGRTDLDTVSTVSIRLDQAAAIERLVNDARRGTLNPDDALDRLAAIRAAPPRFGPWMTVLGHTVLCLGFGLTLNPTVAALPAYVLLGALVGVLLLLGRRLPTVASAMPVFAAFIVTVVTSLFLANAVGDDPLKLIAPALVSFLPGLTLTVASIELTSNQIIAGASRIVYGVAQLLLLAFGVIAGLTVTGNVTVTTTGQTLGWWAPLVGVAFVAVGFLLFLSAPPRALLWIVVALFASYGAQALGAIVIGPELAGFVGALVVVPLSRFFAQFRTAPPATVMMLASFWLLVPGALGFIGINEAAAQTAVSGAAASVSTLVTTALSLFSIALGILVGTGLTRDFDKAKRRRG; from the coding sequence ATGCCCGGTCGAATTGAACACCAACCCGAGCCACAGGGCGAGTCCCGGCTCGATTCTGAGCTCGATTCTGCGCTCGATTCTGCGCTCGAACCTCGACCGGAGCCCACGCCGCAACCCGCAACGCGACACAGCGACCCTCGCCGAGCATGGCACTCCGCCAGCAGCTCAGCCAGAAGACTCCTCGGCAAGACACTGAAACCGCCGGTTCCCCTCGACCCGGATGCGGCCGAGATCGCAGCGGCGACGAAGGACACAGCGATCCTCACAATGCTCCGCACTCTCGGAGTGGCGATGCTCGCGTCGAGCCAGGCCACCAACGACGTCGAATCGACGCTGTACGAGATCGCCGCGACCTACAAGCTGACGGGCATCCGGATCGCCGTCTTGCCCACCATGGTCATCCTGCAGCTCGATGCCATCGCCGGACCCGGCGAAAGCCCGGTGACGGGGTCGATCTCGCTCGAGACCGGGGCGCAACGCATCGTGCTCGGCCACACCGATTCGCGCCACCAGCGCGGTCCCGGTTCTGGTGCTGGTGTGCCCAGACCAGGTGCGCCCAGACCCGGCGAGCCGGGGATCGCCCGCGCGGGCCGCACCGACCTCGACACCGTCTCGACGGTTTCGATCCGGCTCGACCAGGCCGCAGCGATCGAGCGGCTCGTGAACGATGCACGCAGAGGCACTCTGAATCCCGACGATGCGCTCGACCGTCTCGCCGCGATCAGGGCAGCGCCGCCGCGCTTCGGGCCATGGATGACCGTGCTGGGCCACACCGTGCTCTGTCTCGGTTTCGGGCTGACGCTGAATCCCACCGTCGCCGCACTGCCTGCCTACGTTCTACTGGGTGCGCTGGTTGGTGTGCTGCTGTTGCTCGGCCGACGCCTGCCCACAGTGGCGAGCGCGATGCCGGTGTTCGCGGCGTTCATCGTCACCGTCGTCACCTCTCTCTTTCTCGCAAATGCCGTCGGCGACGACCCACTGAAGCTCATCGCCCCGGCGCTGGTGAGTTTTCTGCCGGGGCTCACACTCACGGTTGCGTCGATCGAGCTCACCAGCAATCAGATCATCGCCGGGGCGAGTCGGATCGTCTACGGTGTGGCGCAGTTGCTCCTGCTTGCATTCGGAGTCATCGCCGGTCTCACGGTGACAGGCAACGTCACCGTGACGACGACGGGCCAGACCCTCGGCTGGTGGGCACCACTGGTGGGCGTAGCCTTCGTCGCGGTGGGCTTCCTGCTCTTTCTCTCAGCACCTCCCCGCGCACTGCTCTGGATCGTGGTTGCGCTGTTCGCATCGTATGGTGCCCAGGCCCTCGGCGCCATCGTCATCGGGCCCGAGCTGGCAGGGTTCGTCGGAGCTCTCGTCGTCGTGCCGCTCAGCCGCTTCTTCGCTCAATTCAGAACGGCGCCGCCCGCGACCGTCATGATGCTGGCCTCGTTCTGGCTGCTGGTGCCCGGCGCCCTGGGATTCATCGGGATCAACGAGGCCGCTGCGCAGACGGCTGTGAGCGGGGCTGCAGCCAGCGTCTCCACTCTCGTGACGACGGCGCTCTCGTTGTTCTCCATCGCCCTCGGCATCCTCGTGGGCACCGGCCTCACCCGCGACTTCGACAAGGCGAAGCGCCGTCGCGGCTGA
- a CDS encoding dienelactone hydrolase family protein, translated as MSSSPIIGNSTSKRVQLGSPGEYFEAYLASPDLPATQIKGAVIVIHEVWGLVDHIESIADRYAAEGYIALAPDLMGALAVSAEDASVLQQQLFAEDPEVRTAAQPRLRELMAPVAVPEFAASAITKLVQCVDYLEALQGVDGRVGVTGFCFGGSYAFSLAVADSRVRASVPFYGYANFTNELLREIDCPVLYFVGEDDHTLFSAVPALSTQMRESGVDFEAVSYPGAAHAFFNDSNPAAYREGPAADSWVRSLEFFASHLPADISPADTSPAM; from the coding sequence GTGAGTAGCAGCCCCATCATTGGCAACTCAACAAGCAAGCGAGTGCAGCTGGGTTCACCCGGCGAGTACTTCGAAGCGTACCTCGCGTCTCCAGACCTCCCTGCCACCCAGATCAAGGGCGCGGTCATCGTCATCCACGAGGTCTGGGGTCTCGTCGATCACATCGAAAGCATCGCCGATCGCTATGCCGCCGAAGGCTACATCGCGCTGGCTCCCGACCTGATGGGCGCCCTGGCGGTGAGCGCCGAAGACGCCTCCGTGCTGCAGCAGCAGTTGTTCGCAGAAGACCCCGAGGTGCGCACTGCGGCCCAGCCACGACTGCGTGAGCTGATGGCCCCCGTCGCTGTTCCGGAGTTCGCCGCCTCGGCCATCACAAAGCTCGTCCAGTGTGTCGACTACCTCGAAGCACTGCAGGGCGTCGACGGCCGGGTCGGCGTCACCGGCTTCTGCTTCGGAGGCAGCTACGCGTTCAGTCTCGCGGTCGCCGATTCGAGGGTCCGGGCATCCGTGCCGTTCTACGGTTACGCCAACTTCACCAACGAACTGCTCAGAGAGATCGACTGCCCAGTGCTCTATTTCGTCGGCGAAGACGACCACACGCTGTTCTCCGCGGTGCCAGCGCTCTCCACGCAGATGAGGGAATCCGGTGTGGATTTCGAGGCCGTCAGTTACCCCGGTGCCGCACATGCGTTCTTCAACGACTCGAACCCGGCTGCCTACCGTGAAGGGCCGGCCGCCGACTCCTGGGTGAGGAGCCTGGAGTTCTTCGCTTCACATCTCCCTGCTGACATCTCCCCGGCTGACACCTCCCCCGCAATGTGA
- a CDS encoding dipeptide ABC transporter ATP-binding protein — MNARDLQNQNQNQNRNQNQNREAGPGDNRPVVDIRNLEVSFATDAGAIKAVDGVSLSVAAGEVLAIVGESGSGKTVTAKTILGLLPETATARGAVILARRGGNANRDTVTNDVISLSKKQLRGIRGSDAAMVFQEPSTALNPVYTVGWQIAEGLRAHGKYSRAEAKAKAIEILGRVGIPDPDTRVNYYPHQFSGGQKQRVVIAQALVLDPGLIVADEPTTALDVTVQAEILDLLRRCRDEFGTAIVLITHNMGVVADLADRVAVMYQGRVVEEADAVTLFSNPKNEYTKSLLASVPHVGQGALQTAERASARLADWQDATPVVVADQLGIQYPGRLGRGGFVAVDGVSFEIRAGEVLGLVGESGSGKTTIGRAIAGLTRVTGGSLTVLGHEMNGVRERTFKKSRRDIGFVFQDPASSFNPLLTIAECVAEPLIVHGVARNPGDARRRVDELLEAVQLPKAFGDRYPHELSGGQRQRASLARALALEPTLLIADEPTSALDVSVQARVLELFAELQREFGFAALFISHDLAVVDLLADRIAVLYKGKLVEEGTGAEVLGAPQHPYTQRLLASLPVPDPIEQAKRRDALRALRAAE, encoded by the coding sequence ATGAATGCGCGGGATCTCCAGAACCAGAATCAGAATCAGAATCGGAATCAGAATCAGAATCGTGAGGCAGGGCCAGGCGACAACCGGCCTGTCGTCGACATCCGCAACCTCGAGGTCTCCTTCGCAACCGACGCCGGTGCCATCAAAGCCGTCGACGGAGTGAGTCTCTCGGTCGCAGCCGGCGAGGTGCTCGCGATCGTCGGAGAGAGCGGCTCCGGCAAGACCGTCACGGCGAAGACGATCCTCGGCCTCCTCCCCGAGACCGCGACTGCGCGCGGTGCCGTAATTCTTGCCAGGCGCGGCGGCAACGCCAATCGGGACACTGTCACGAACGACGTGATCTCGCTGTCGAAGAAACAGCTGCGGGGCATCCGTGGCTCTGACGCCGCGATGGTCTTCCAAGAGCCATCGACGGCGCTCAACCCCGTCTACACCGTCGGCTGGCAGATCGCCGAGGGGCTTCGCGCGCACGGAAAGTACTCACGCGCCGAGGCGAAGGCGAAGGCCATCGAGATTCTCGGTCGGGTCGGAATACCCGACCCCGATACGAGGGTGAACTACTACCCGCACCAGTTCTCGGGCGGCCAGAAGCAGCGCGTCGTCATCGCGCAGGCCCTTGTTCTCGACCCGGGGCTCATCGTCGCCGATGAACCGACAACGGCCCTGGATGTGACGGTGCAGGCCGAGATCCTCGACCTCCTGCGTCGATGCCGGGACGAGTTCGGCACCGCCATCGTGCTGATCACTCACAACATGGGCGTCGTGGCCGACCTCGCCGACCGCGTAGCGGTCATGTACCAGGGCAGAGTCGTCGAAGAGGCCGACGCTGTGACGTTGTTCTCGAACCCGAAGAACGAGTACACGAAATCCCTGTTGGCGTCGGTTCCCCACGTCGGCCAGGGAGCCCTGCAGACCGCAGAACGCGCCTCTGCCCGCCTGGCAGATTGGCAGGATGCCACCCCTGTCGTGGTTGCAGACCAGCTCGGCATCCAGTACCCCGGCCGGCTCGGTCGAGGCGGATTCGTCGCCGTCGACGGCGTCAGTTTCGAGATCCGTGCGGGCGAAGTGCTCGGCCTGGTCGGCGAGAGCGGATCGGGAAAGACCACCATCGGCCGCGCGATAGCCGGTCTCACCCGGGTCACCGGTGGGTCACTCACCGTGCTGGGACACGAGATGAACGGCGTTCGCGAACGAACGTTCAAGAAGTCACGGCGCGACATCGGGTTTGTCTTTCAGGACCCGGCGTCGAGCTTCAACCCGCTGCTCACCATCGCCGAGTGCGTCGCAGAACCGTTGATCGTGCACGGCGTCGCACGCAACCCGGGCGATGCCCGCAGACGTGTCGACGAGCTCCTCGAGGCCGTGCAGTTGCCGAAGGCCTTCGGTGACCGCTACCCGCACGAGCTGAGCGGCGGCCAGCGCCAGCGCGCCAGCCTCGCCCGCGCCCTGGCCCTTGAACCGACCCTCCTGATCGCCGACGAGCCCACGTCTGCGCTCGATGTCTCCGTGCAGGCCAGGGTGCTCGAGCTCTTCGCCGAACTGCAACGCGAATTCGGGTTCGCCGCACTGTTCATCAGCCACGACCTCGCCGTTGTCGACCTGCTCGCCGACCGGATCGCCGTGCTCTACAAGGGCAAGCTGGTCGAAGAGGGAACAGGCGCCGAGGTACTCGGTGCCCCCCAGCATCCCTACACCCAGCGCCTCCTCGCGTCACTGCCCGTTCCCGACCCGATCGAGCAGGCAAAGCGGCGGGATGCCCTGCGAGCCCTGCGCGCAGCCGAGTAG
- a CDS encoding ABC transporter permease, producing MAASKRLFSGLPVVHQLRQSVGLQRGMLVAGLILTAVFIVCAVFAQWIAPYGFAQLRGPDGPFGAQLPPSPEHIWGTTVGGYDVFSRVIWGAQTALEVMVVAVILSIFAGVLLGLVSGYFGGWLDRILVVLADAIYAFPSLLLAIVMSIVISGGQSSLYGGILAAAISITVVYIPQYFRVIRAETVRIKGEAFVESAKVMGASNTRIMVRHVLRNSTRTLPLIFTLNASEAVLTLAGLGFLGFGIEPTSAAEWGYDLNKSLSDVTSGIWWTAVFPGLAIVLSVLGVTLVGESLNDLADPRLRGRRAVAAAAGDVAQTSVVPGGSLDAGPGGLGGLEGGALFDDSAEAVHTEGGRKS from the coding sequence ATGGCTGCCAGCAAACGCCTCTTCTCAGGCCTACCCGTCGTGCACCAGCTCCGGCAGAGCGTCGGCCTGCAGCGAGGGATGCTCGTCGCCGGCCTGATTCTCACGGCAGTCTTCATCGTGTGCGCCGTGTTCGCCCAATGGATAGCCCCCTACGGTTTCGCACAGCTGAGGGGCCCGGACGGCCCCTTCGGCGCCCAGCTGCCCCCGAGCCCCGAGCACATCTGGGGCACGACGGTCGGCGGCTACGACGTGTTCTCCCGGGTCATCTGGGGAGCACAGACGGCGCTCGAGGTGATGGTGGTCGCGGTCATCCTCTCGATCTTCGCCGGAGTGCTTCTGGGACTCGTTTCCGGGTATTTCGGCGGCTGGCTCGACCGGATCCTCGTCGTTCTGGCAGACGCGATCTACGCTTTCCCGTCGCTGCTGCTCGCGATCGTCATGTCGATCGTGATCTCCGGGGGCCAGTCGAGCCTGTACGGCGGTATTCTCGCCGCCGCCATCTCGATCACCGTCGTCTACATTCCGCAGTACTTCCGGGTGATCCGCGCGGAGACGGTGCGCATCAAGGGCGAGGCATTTGTCGAATCGGCCAAGGTCATGGGCGCTTCGAACACACGCATCATGGTGCGGCACGTACTCCGCAACTCCACCAGGACGCTTCCACTCATCTTCACGCTCAACGCCTCTGAAGCCGTTCTCACACTCGCGGGGCTCGGCTTTCTCGGCTTCGGAATCGAACCGACTTCTGCCGCAGAATGGGGTTACGACCTCAACAAGTCACTCTCGGATGTGACGAGCGGCATCTGGTGGACCGCCGTGTTCCCAGGGCTTGCCATCGTGCTGTCGGTGCTCGGCGTCACGCTCGTTGGCGAGAGCCTGAACGACCTGGCCGACCCGCGCCTCCGCGGTCGCCGCGCCGTGGCCGCTGCCGCCGGCGACGTCGCCCAGACCTCCGTGGTTCCCGGAGGTTCGCTCGATGCGGGCCCAGGCGGGCTGGGCGGGCTCGAAGGTGGAGCGCTGTTCGATGACAGCGCCGAAGCCGTTCACACAGAAGGTGGGCGGAAATCATGA
- a CDS encoding ABC transporter permease — MGPESPGSPTPGTSAVSPRSKSAGGGLGRYIVVRFLLIIPTIFILVTLVFFLMRSTGDPITAALGGRLSGAQLQERIHAAGYDRPILVQYFEYLGQIVTGNFGTSISDNRPITTILLTYGVATLELAFYALIVAFIVGIPLGMLAAYHRDKGQDAALRVFAILCYATPVFFAGILLKLVFSVWLNVLPVAGRASTSSELAMQFLPTKTGIYLIDAFQTGDPAVIADVLSHAVLPAITLGLLTAGIFLRLVRTNVIGTLSTDYVDAARSRGVSEYRLVRKHAYKPALIPIITVIGLQIALLLGGAVLTESTFEWKGLGFQLAQYLAARDFVAVQGIVALLAVIVALTNFIVDVIAALIDPRVRY; from the coding sequence ATGGGTCCTGAGTCACCCGGCTCACCCACGCCCGGCACCTCGGCCGTCAGCCCGCGGTCCAAGTCGGCGGGTGGCGGGCTCGGCCGCTACATCGTCGTACGGTTCCTGCTGATCATCCCGACCATCTTCATTCTCGTCACACTGGTCTTCTTCCTGATGCGCTCGACAGGCGACCCGATCACGGCCGCGCTCGGCGGCAGACTGAGCGGCGCGCAGCTCCAGGAGCGGATCCACGCTGCGGGCTATGACCGGCCCATCCTGGTGCAGTACTTCGAATATCTCGGTCAGATCGTCACCGGCAACTTCGGCACGAGCATCAGCGACAACCGGCCGATAACGACAATTCTTCTGACCTACGGCGTCGCCACCCTCGAGCTGGCGTTCTACGCCCTCATCGTCGCCTTCATCGTCGGCATTCCCCTCGGAATGCTCGCGGCCTATCACCGAGACAAGGGGCAAGACGCCGCGCTCCGCGTCTTCGCCATCCTCTGCTACGCAACGCCGGTGTTCTTCGCGGGCATTCTTCTGAAGCTGGTGTTCTCGGTGTGGCTGAATGTTCTGCCGGTGGCCGGCCGGGCATCCACCAGCTCAGAGCTTGCGATGCAGTTCCTGCCCACCAAGACGGGTATCTACCTGATCGATGCCTTTCAGACCGGCGACCCGGCCGTCATCGCTGACGTTCTGAGCCACGCCGTGCTGCCCGCCATCACCCTCGGGCTCCTCACGGCGGGCATCTTTCTGAGGCTGGTTCGCACCAACGTCATCGGAACCCTCTCGACCGACTACGTCGACGCGGCCCGCTCCCGGGGTGTGAGCGAATACCGGCTCGTGCGAAAGCACGCCTACAAGCCGGCACTGATCCCGATCATCACCGTGATCGGGCTGCAGATCGCCCTGCTGCTCGGCGGTGCCGTGCTCACCGAGTCGACCTTCGAATGGAAGGGCCTCGGCTTCCAGCTCGCCCAGTACCTCGCGGCTCGCGACTTCGTCGCAGTGCAGGGCATCGTCGCCCTGCTGGCGGTGATCGTCGCGCTGACCAACTTCATCGTCGACGTCATCGCCGCGCTGATCGACCCGAGAGTGAGGTACTGA
- a CDS encoding ABC transporter substrate-binding protein, whose protein sequence is MPSSLNRASLARTRLARTQLARTRLIGVTAALAASAFVLAGCSGGSTTTSGATASAITIGTTDKITTLDPAGSYDNGSFAVMNQVFPFLMNSPYGSPDVKPDIAESATFTSPTEYTVKLKTGLKFANGDDLTSSDVKFSFDRQLAIADANGPSSLLGNLESTAAPDATTVVFTLKQPNDQTFAQVLSSPAGPIVDEQVFSPTALTNDQDIVKGNAFAGQYVISSYDFNNTIQYKANPNYQGLLGAAKTATVNVKYYAESANLKLDVQQNNIDVAFRSLSATDIDDLKKNTKVKVVDGPGGEIRYIVFNFNTQPFGSTTAEADPAKALAVRQAVADLIDRDAIATQVYKGTYTPLYSYVPAGLTGATDVLKGLYGDGSGKPSADKAKSTLAAAGVTGKVTLNLQYATEHYGPSSGDEYALIKDQLESSGLFTVNLQSTDYVQYSKDRVKDLYPAYQLGWFPDYSDADNYLTPFFSKDNFLANHYDNTAVQDEIIQQVGETDQAKRTSEIEDIQAKVAADLSTIPFLQGSQVAVVGSTVNGTSDTLDASFKFRYGALSKG, encoded by the coding sequence ATGCCTTCATCGCTGAATCGCGCATCACTGGCCCGCACACGACTGGCCCGCACACAACTGGCCCGCACACGACTGATCGGCGTGACCGCGGCTCTCGCTGCGTCGGCCTTCGTGCTTGCCGGCTGCTCCGGCGGTTCGACCACCACGTCGGGAGCGACGGCGAGCGCCATCACCATCGGCACCACCGACAAGATCACCACGCTCGATCCGGCAGGTTCGTACGACAACGGCTCATTCGCCGTCATGAACCAGGTCTTTCCCTTCCTCATGAACAGCCCCTACGGCAGCCCCGATGTGAAACCCGACATCGCAGAATCGGCCACCTTCACGTCGCCGACGGAGTACACCGTCAAGCTCAAGACTGGTTTGAAGTTCGCCAACGGCGACGACCTCACCTCGTCTGACGTCAAGTTCAGCTTCGACCGCCAGCTCGCCATCGCCGATGCGAACGGCCCCTCCTCGCTGCTCGGCAACCTCGAAAGCACTGCGGCACCGGATGCCACGACCGTCGTCTTCACCCTGAAGCAGCCCAACGACCAGACCTTCGCCCAGGTGCTCTCGAGCCCGGCTGGCCCCATCGTCGACGAGCAGGTCTTCTCCCCCACCGCGCTCACCAACGACCAGGACATCGTCAAGGGAAACGCCTTCGCAGGCCAGTACGTGATCTCGAGTTACGACTTCAACAACACCATCCAGTACAAGGCGAACCCCAACTACCAGGGCCTGCTCGGCGCAGCCAAGACAGCCACGGTCAACGTCAAGTACTACGCAGAGTCGGCGAACCTCAAGCTCGACGTGCAACAGAACAACATCGACGTGGCGTTCCGCAGTCTGTCTGCCACCGACATCGACGACCTCAAGAAGAACACCAAGGTCAAGGTCGTCGACGGCCCCGGCGGCGAGATCCGGTACATCGTCTTCAACTTCAACACGCAGCCCTTCGGTTCGACCACAGCAGAAGCCGATCCTGCGAAGGCTCTTGCCGTTCGCCAGGCCGTCGCCGACCTCATCGACAGGGATGCGATCGCCACGCAGGTCTACAAGGGCACCTACACGCCGCTCTACTCGTACGTTCCCGCCGGGCTCACGGGTGCGACCGACGTTCTGAAGGGGCTCTACGGAGACGGCAGCGGCAAACCGAGCGCAGACAAGGCGAAGTCGACCCTCGCTGCCGCCGGAGTCACCGGCAAGGTGACCCTAAACCTGCAGTACGCCACCGAGCACTATGGCCCGTCGTCCGGTGACGAGTACGCACTCATCAAGGACCAGCTCGAATCGAGCGGTCTCTTCACCGTGAACCTCCAGTCCACGGACTACGTGCAGTACTCGAAGGACCGCGTCAAAGACCTGTACCCGGCGTACCAGCTCGGCTGGTTCCCCGACTACTCCGACGCAGACAACTACCTGACGCCGTTCTTCTCGAAGGACAACTTCCTTGCCAACCACTACGACAACACCGCGGTGCAGGACGAGATCATCCAGCAGGTCGGCGAGACCGACCAGGCCAAGCGCACCTCGGAGATCGAAGACATCCAGGCCAAGGTTGCGGCCGACCTGTCCACGATCCCGTTCCTGCAGGGCTCGCAGGTTGCCGTCGTCGGCTCGACCGTGAACGGAACCTCCGACACGCTCGACGCCTCGTTCAAGTTCCGTTACGGCGCCCTCTCCAAGGGCTGA
- a CDS encoding glycosyltransferase 87 family protein — translation MHTPAAAVVVNDRRAIIRTGILALLLALMAGATALMVGTFGYFDPASPAASTVSGQGVVWVTAALWLLFAAALWIVRKVPARAAIVLVLAGSALLSGAALAGPPNTSTDSARYAWDGIVQNQGISPYAHTPADDALAPFRTSWLFPDAVPDNDSHPQCEGPRIERTISVPSFTVLCTAINRPQVHTIYPPVAELYFAGVRFVVDPSVEYWPFQVTGALISVAISGLLVLTLLRRRMNPRWAAIWAWSPFVAAEAVTNSHVDALAAVLLLAATLLVARSALAEQARHTSDVDARGGSGSPSWPGVHRRQNVVRSVQVIAGGVLFGLAVAVKLVPVIGAPALLGRHPFRVAIPAAFAFVAVYVPYVLATGIAVIGFLPGYLSEEGYDDGSRFALLSIILPGSAALVVAAAVLLVTAVLVWRRTDPANPWLGQVVMIGTTLLVVTPHYSWYALLLVPFIALSGRWEWLAVPAALTAGLLVPTLLVARVSFSLAIVVVLAGLAHRTYRQRVYGRAPASAPVE, via the coding sequence GTGCACACACCTGCGGCAGCTGTCGTCGTCAACGACCGGCGAGCGATCATTCGAACAGGCATACTGGCACTCCTTCTCGCACTGATGGCTGGCGCTACGGCTCTGATGGTCGGCACGTTCGGGTACTTCGACCCTGCCAGTCCTGCAGCATCGACTGTGAGCGGGCAGGGTGTGGTCTGGGTGACGGCCGCGCTCTGGCTGCTCTTCGCGGCAGCGCTCTGGATAGTTCGAAAGGTGCCGGCACGCGCCGCAATCGTTCTCGTGCTCGCGGGCTCCGCCCTGCTGAGTGGCGCGGCGCTCGCGGGGCCACCCAACACCAGCACGGACTCGGCGCGCTATGCGTGGGACGGCATCGTCCAGAATCAGGGCATCTCGCCGTACGCCCACACGCCCGCCGATGATGCGCTCGCTCCCTTCCGCACATCGTGGCTCTTTCCCGACGCGGTGCCAGACAACGACAGCCACCCCCAATGCGAAGGGCCCCGAATCGAGCGCACGATCAGCGTTCCCTCCTTCACCGTTCTCTGCACGGCCATCAATCGCCCCCAGGTTCACACCATCTACCCCCCGGTAGCCGAGCTGTACTTCGCCGGAGTCCGGTTCGTCGTCGACCCGTCTGTCGAATACTGGCCGTTCCAGGTCACCGGCGCCCTCATCTCGGTTGCCATCTCGGGCCTCCTGGTGCTGACGCTTCTCCGTCGGAGGATGAATCCCCGCTGGGCGGCGATCTGGGCGTGGAGTCCGTTCGTCGCAGCCGAAGCCGTCACGAATTCGCACGTCGATGCACTGGCCGCTGTCCTGCTCCTGGCAGCAACGCTCCTGGTTGCCCGGTCTGCCCTGGCTGAGCAGGCGCGACACACAAGCGACGTGGATGCCCGGGGCGGGAGTGGTTCTCCATCGTGGCCAGGGGTGCACAGACGGCAGAACGTCGTACGCAGCGTGCAGGTGATCGCGGGCGGAGTGCTGTTCGGTCTCGCCGTCGCTGTCAAGCTGGTGCCGGTCATCGGCGCACCCGCTCTTCTCGGCCGACACCCCTTCAGAGTGGCCATCCCTGCCGCTTTCGCGTTCGTTGCGGTGTACGTCCCCTACGTTCTGGCAACGGGAATCGCGGTGATCGGGTTTCTGCCGGGCTACCTCTCCGAGGAGGGCTATGACGACGGCAGCCGCTTCGCACTGCTGTCGATCATCCTGCCCGGCTCTGCCGCCCTGGTTGTCGCTGCAGCGGTACTGCTGGTCACGGCTGTGTTGGTCTGGCGCCGAACGGACCCCGCAAACCCGTGGCTGGGGCAGGTTGTCATGATCGGCACCACGCTCCTGGTGGTGACGCCGCACTACTCCTGGTATGCCCTATTGCTCGTGCCGTTCATCGCACTCAGCGGTCGCTGGGAATGGCTGGCCGTTCCTGCTGCGCTCACGGCCGGGCTGCTGGTGCCCACGCTCCTCGTCGCTCGCGTGTCGTTCTCCCTGGCGATCGTCGTCGTGCTGGCCGGTCTCGCCCACCGCACCTACCGTCAGCGAGTGTATGGCCGCGCGCCCGCGTCCGCGCCGGTTGAGTAG